From the Streptomyces sp. KMM 9044 genome, one window contains:
- a CDS encoding DM13 domain-containing protein — protein sequence MGRVRSALVRPWTVGVLVAAVAAVGFGLYWFQPWKLWQDETVQESLPAAAAAVSPEPVETPSGASSAPPAPSGPTTLASGELISHEHATSGTVKLVQLADGSHVVRLEQLDTSNGPDLRVWLTDAPVKEGTAGWHVFDDGEYVSLGKLKGNKGSHNYALPEDVDPARFSSVSIWCDRFDVSFGAAELART from the coding sequence ATGGGACGGGTGCGGAGCGCGTTGGTCAGGCCGTGGACGGTCGGTGTGCTGGTGGCCGCGGTCGCCGCGGTTGGCTTCGGGCTGTACTGGTTCCAGCCGTGGAAGCTGTGGCAGGACGAGACGGTGCAGGAGTCGCTGCCCGCCGCGGCAGCAGCGGTCTCGCCGGAGCCGGTCGAGACACCGTCCGGTGCGTCCTCCGCGCCGCCGGCCCCGTCCGGGCCGACGACGCTGGCGAGTGGCGAGCTGATCAGCCACGAGCACGCGACGTCCGGCACGGTGAAGCTCGTGCAACTGGCCGACGGCTCCCACGTGGTACGCCTGGAACAGCTCGACACCAGCAACGGACCCGACCTGCGCGTGTGGCTGACCGACGCGCCGGTGAAGGAGGGAACCGCCGGCTGGCATGTCTTCGACGACGGGGAGTACGTCAGCCTCGGGAAGCTCAAGGGCAACAAGGGCAGCCACAACTACGCCCTGCCCGAAGACGTTGACCCGGCCCGGTTCAGCAGCGTCAGCATCTGGTGCGACCGCTTCGACGTCTCCTTCGGCGCCGCGGAACTCGCCAGGACCTGA
- a CDS encoding serine/threonine protein kinase, which yields METVLVHLPESAADGPESPARTLPLCPGQKARFGRGIPECPVDIALPDPAVPRLAGEILAVDVHWQLSNLSGASSLLVENPEGAGEFIRIPPRRLAAPIPFEFSRVVLATRGGTVGFQVFAPCHSHLETTGESVERGTVTTAPFALDSHATYFRVLVALCEPRLRDASTAGVPSTASVVARLRPHPEYRQLSTSAVDFHIDYLAGTKLRLRPPGPGAAGLSWKRETLVSTALRFGLVGEDHLSLLPPRRTSARARPTGRAAAAEDSA from the coding sequence ATGGAGACGGTGCTGGTCCACTTACCCGAGTCCGCTGCGGACGGACCTGAGTCCCCGGCCCGCACTCTGCCGTTGTGCCCCGGGCAGAAGGCGCGCTTCGGCCGCGGCATTCCTGAGTGCCCCGTGGACATCGCCCTGCCGGATCCGGCAGTGCCCCGGCTGGCCGGGGAGATCCTGGCCGTCGACGTCCACTGGCAGCTGAGCAACCTCAGCGGCGCTTCCAGCCTGCTGGTGGAGAACCCCGAGGGCGCCGGTGAGTTCATCCGGATCCCGCCCCGACGACTGGCTGCCCCGATCCCGTTCGAGTTCAGCAGGGTGGTGCTGGCCACCCGTGGCGGCACCGTCGGTTTCCAGGTCTTCGCCCCCTGCCACAGCCACCTGGAGACAACCGGGGAGTCCGTGGAGCGGGGCACCGTCACCACGGCCCCCTTCGCCCTGGATTCCCACGCGACGTACTTCAGGGTGCTGGTGGCGCTGTGCGAGCCGCGGCTGCGGGACGCCTCCACCGCGGGGGTCCCCTCCACGGCCAGTGTCGTGGCCCGGCTGCGGCCTCACCCGGAGTACCGGCAACTCAGCACGAGCGCCGTGGACTTCCACATCGACTACCTGGCCGGCACCAAGCTGCGGCTGCGGCCTCCCGGTCCGGGCGCCGCCGGGCTGAGCTGGAAGCGGGAGACACTGGTGTCCACCGCACTGCGCTTCGGGCTGGTCGGGGAGGACCATCTGTCCCTGCTGCCTCCGCGAAGAACCTCGGCCCGGGCACGGCCGACGGGGCGGGCCGCGGCGGCGGAGGACTCCGCATGA
- a CDS encoding serine/threonine-protein kinase codes for MSHGAAGPRDTAAGGDWAVAVPTGYRVGPWEVVSPLASGNWGSVYTGRRVACGEDPDGGTAGSPPPAEVALKFVATSGLGPGRSRHLRELARREAEFSRTAEHPRLIRVLDTLVVADDGRPELDGAVVLVMERASGSLQDLLDAASGSAPLADATRTITQMCEGLAHLHADGWVHGDLKPANVLIMSDGSVRLADFGLVSRLNGTHGYAPPLGSPDYLPPERWQDGLGERGVPVRPTADIWALGVTTHQILTGGSLPFAGTTAGARTAAAQEYASGKTPLRLHPGLSDAWRDFVSRCLAPDHSARSSATAEHLLSLARRLSDADVQRRRTAPWRPAVYAVAAATVLAAGTTGGWWWFSGRDGDASAEADGTAGITVYNIEAPCRARTERLRACSMGLSLDPYEKYEEGNVSERRIWHGDVLRADCVVYDGDRVADETGVGTTRWYRVRVTEEPSGYAWFPAVRTKKEPDSLPTCGNGARSSSSS; via the coding sequence ATGAGCCATGGGGCCGCCGGACCGCGCGACACCGCAGCGGGCGGCGACTGGGCGGTCGCCGTACCGACGGGGTACCGAGTGGGGCCCTGGGAAGTGGTCTCCCCCCTCGCGTCCGGCAACTGGGGCAGTGTCTACACCGGACGACGGGTGGCCTGCGGGGAGGATCCCGACGGCGGGACGGCCGGATCCCCGCCACCGGCCGAGGTGGCCCTGAAGTTCGTGGCCACGTCGGGGCTGGGGCCGGGCCGTTCCCGCCATTTGCGGGAACTCGCCCGCCGCGAGGCGGAGTTCAGCCGGACCGCCGAGCATCCCCGGCTCATCCGCGTCCTGGACACTCTGGTGGTGGCCGACGATGGCCGGCCCGAACTCGACGGCGCCGTCGTCCTGGTCATGGAACGCGCCTCAGGGAGTCTGCAGGACCTGCTCGATGCCGCCTCGGGATCCGCTCCCCTCGCGGACGCCACCCGGACCATCACCCAGATGTGCGAGGGTCTCGCCCACCTCCACGCGGACGGCTGGGTACACGGCGACCTCAAGCCGGCCAACGTGCTGATCATGTCCGACGGTTCGGTCCGCCTGGCCGACTTCGGCCTGGTCTCCCGGCTGAACGGCACCCACGGATACGCGCCGCCCCTGGGATCACCGGACTACCTGCCGCCGGAGCGCTGGCAGGACGGGCTCGGCGAGCGCGGAGTCCCGGTCCGTCCCACGGCCGACATCTGGGCGCTGGGCGTCACCACGCACCAGATCCTCACCGGGGGGTCCCTGCCCTTCGCCGGTACCACCGCCGGGGCACGCACGGCGGCGGCGCAGGAATACGCCTCCGGAAAAACGCCACTGCGCCTGCACCCCGGTCTCAGCGACGCCTGGCGGGACTTCGTCAGCCGCTGTCTCGCCCCCGACCACTCAGCCCGGTCTTCGGCCACCGCCGAGCACCTGTTGTCCCTGGCGCGCAGGTTGAGCGACGCGGACGTCCAGCGCCGGCGTACTGCGCCCTGGCGGCCGGCCGTCTACGCGGTGGCGGCCGCCACCGTCCTGGCTGCCGGGACCACCGGAGGCTGGTGGTGGTTCTCCGGACGGGACGGGGACGCCTCCGCGGAGGCCGACGGTACGGCGGGGATCACCGTCTACAACATCGAGGCGCCGTGCCGGGCCCGGACCGAGCGGCTGCGCGCCTGCAGCATGGGCCTGTCCCTGGACCCGTACGAGAAGTACGAGGAGGGCAATGTCTCCGAGCGGCGTATCTGGCACGGGGACGTGCTGCGCGCCGACTGCGTGGTGTACGACGGGGACCGGGTGGCCGACGAGACCGGCGTGGGCACCACGCGCTGGTACCGGGTGCGGGTCACCGAGGAACCGTCCGGATACGCCTGGTTCCCGGCCGTCCGTACCAAAAAGGAGCCGGACTCACTGCCCACGTGCGGGAACGGCGCCAGGTCGAGCAGCAGTTCCTGA